The stretch of DNA tgaaTTCCGAacaacttgaaaaccaaaaccaaccatacacacaagccataatacatcatatgaatctaCTCAAGACCTTAAACAAACGAATAGAATACAAATGCTCCAAAACGGGTAAGGTCATTATAGAGAGACATTTTTTAGTCTTAGTtttgtgacgacccgataggtcgtttaGAATACTAGCACTTATTTCGGTGTTCCAAGACCTCTATTAGATTCATTTGATGTTTCTTCATTTCAATGCGTAGCCCGTGTCTTTTTTCCGAAAATTGTTTACGTTAAAATTTGAAGAatctttaaaaataacttgagttgactacggtaaAAATTTTGTGTGAACGAtttcggatcggtgttttgacaattttggtttgtccgtattgtaattttggacttcggagTATGTTGAGAATTGAATTCTGAGGTCCTAGGCTTGACCGTATGTTCACTTTATgtctatcgggtttggattttggtttagGGACTTGTTATAGGTCCGTTTTTCTATTTGaatcttgtgtgcaaaatttggtgcaattcgAAGTTGGTTTAATAGGATTCTGATGCTTGGTTGccattctagaggttcttgagttttcctttgaatttcattcattttgatgttgaatttgtagttttagatgttatttttatgttttgatcgTGTGAGCAGGTTCTTATGTTGTTATTACACttatgtgcatatttggtttggagctcgaggggctcggatgagtttcagaagTATTTCAGATGAGTTTGGATAGTTTGAGGACTACTAGTGCAGTGATGTGTCTGGTGCTGGTCTGCAGATCCCGTATTTGCAAGTTCTGGCTCGAaaatgcgagcctcgcttttgcaaTCAAGACATTGCATTTACGAGAAGGGTCTTTGGCTGGGTAATCTCGTAATTGCGAGGAAAGGGTTCGCACTTGCGAACTAGCCACATATGCGATCTAAGAGGCGCATTTGTGACTTTTGGGACTCTAATGCAGAGTTTGCATTTGCCatcgactcctcaacataagtcaaatccttgtccaattggactaagctaaAATATAATACAGGTGATGGATCACcaaaatacttccggagcatggaagcatggaacaccgggtgaactcccgataagctgggtggcaatgcaagtctgtaggccacctcactaaCCCTCTCAAgcatctcaaaaggaccaatatacctaggactctaCTTGTcgttcttcccaaacctcatcatacCCTTAATGGGTAAAACTCTGAGTAGAACTCTCtctcccaccatgaatgctacatcacgagcccTTCGAacaacataactcttttgcctggattgTGTTGTACGATGCCTATCCTGAATCAagttgactttctccaaggcatcccgaaccaaatccaacaacctagcctccctcgGCTCAAACAAACCAACTGGAAAACGACATCACCTcttatataaggcctcataaggagccatctgaatactcgattggtagatgTTGTTGTACGCGAACTATGCGAGCGGTAGGAACTGAttccatgaacccccaaaatccataacacaggaatgcaacatgtcctccaagatctgaatggtgcactcggactgcccgtccatctggggATAAAATGTCGTGCTCAGCTTGACTATATGCCAGACTCACACTGCACAGCTCTCCGGAAATGCGATGTAAACTACGTGCTTTAATCTGAGATAATATACACCGATACACCATGAAGGCTAACAATATCATGAATATAAACTTGAGCCAACTGCTCTaaagagtaggtagtcacaaccgaaatgatgtgtgcagacttggttaacttgtccacaatgacccacactgcatcaaatttcctcaagatCTGTGGAAGTCCAACCAAAACCtctatggtgatacgctcccacttccactatgtaatatcaagtctctgaagcaaaccgcccgaacttagatgctcgtactttacctattggcagttcaaacaccgagccacatactccatactatctttcttcattcttctccaccagtagtgttacctcaaatcctggtacatttttgcggcacctggatgaatggaataccgcgaactatgagcctcctcaagaatcaaatcacgcaacccatccatattaggcacactaatccggccctgcatcctcaacacaccatcatctccaatagaagcCTCTTTcacatcaccgtgttgaaccatgtccttaaggacaagaaaatgagggtcatcatagtGACTCACTTTTATGCGCTCATACAAGGTAggccgagaaaccacacaagcaagaacccggctaggctccgaaatatccaagcTCATGAACCGATTGGCTAAACCCTGAACATCCAATATTAATGGTCTCTCTCtaaccggaatataagcaagactCTCCATGCTcttagccttcctactcaaggcaccggccaccacattggccttcttgggatgataaagaatggtaatatcatagtcctttaatgGTTCTAGCAACCTTCGCTACCTAAAGTTCAGATCCTTTttcttaaacaagtgttgtagactcatgtgatctgtaaatacctcacaagacacgccgtagagatagtgcctccaaatattcaatgcatgaataatggctgccaacgctaaatcatgtactgggtagttcttctcatggggcttcaactgacactaagcataagcaatcactctacccttctgCATCAACACACACACAATGCCAATCtgcaaagcatcacaataaactatataagaacccgatgttgaaggcaaaactagaactggagctgtggtcaacgcagtcttaagcttctgaaatctctccccaCACTCATTagaccacctgaacggggtacCCTTATGAGTCAATCTGTTCAAAGGAGAtgcaatggatgaaaacccctccataaaatGGCGATAATACCTGGCCaagcctaggaaactccggatctcaataGCGGAAGacgatctaggccaactctgaacttcctcCATCTTCTTAGAAACCTCCctaataccctcactagacactgCATGGCCAAATATTTCcatcgaatcaagccaaaactcacacttggagaggTTAGCATATAGCTGCTTCttcctcaaggtctggagcacgatcctcaagttcTGCTCATGAACCTAATGACTGCGAAAATATACCAATATGTCACCAATGAACAGGATGATGAAataatcaagatatggatggaatacaaTGTTCACCAAATGCATAAAGGTTATTGGGCCATTGggcagcccaaatgacatcactaaaaactcatagtgaccatagcgagtcCTAAAGGACGTCTTCGGAatgtctgaatcccgaatcttcaattgatggtaccccgaccttaagtcaatcttcgagaatacccgtGCACCCTGAAGCCTATCGAACATATCATCAATAcacggtagtgggtacttgttctagattgtgaccttgttcaacttcctataatcaatacacaacctcatagagccgtctttcttcttcacaattaAAATTGGAGTACcctaatgtcacgccccaaactcggggagcgcgaccggcgctcaaccgagtgaacccggtcgagtaAGCCTATtatatttccttctacccaaactcatccatgaataaggatCATACATATTTTCGCTAATCAAACAATAAAGAAATCATGTATGCAATACCAATTttttaccattagttacttcccTTTTTAAgtttcaaatttcacacacatttttcatagcctgaagtggaaatagtaattcaaacacaacataactaatttgacttccccagcaccaatatacaaatCACACTatttctacggagcctctaataggtACAAAAGAATATTATGGTAATgtcagcaacaaggccccagctatacctcaaacacaatccACAAggaacaaaatatacatgaccctgaaatgaagtggggcttaccaagtctgctgggaagagagtgtaccactatcactgatcagtgccgcttgctatggaaccacctgcatccattaaaagatgcagcacccccgaaaaaagggacgtcagtacatatggaatagtactcatATGAAAGGCAGATAGAACAACATTTAAAAccaatacggtaactcaaataagaggcatttAAAGTACATCAAAAGACTACAAAACATCGCATAGGTTCAAATATCAAGCCTTATTATAcgtgcatcattctaaacttcttttagggtcaCCCGAGCGATATTATCTATACGtgaaacacataatataatgcaaTTGAAACAACACGTACAAACGAGgacaatgaaagtggcacctattgtctgcattaataatgcgtctcattagaccgtccttagtgtttaTATATcctattatacacttatgcgtttcatagaccgtccatagtgttaattcataccgtacacctatacaTCTCATACGTAAAGCACCTaagcgtttcatagaccgtccataagatttcataacacaatatacctatgtgtttcatagaccgtccacaagatttcataacacaatatacctatgcatttcatagaccgtccacaggatttcataactcaatatacctatgtgtttcatagaccgtccacaggatttcattacacaatatacctataaGTTTCGTAGACCGTctataggatttcataacacaatatacgtatgcgtttcatagaccatccataggatttcataacacaatatacctatgcatttcatagaccgtccacaggatttcataactcaatatacctatgtgtttcatagaccgtccataggatttcataacataatattcctatgtgtttcatagaccgtccacattatttcataacataatatacctatgcgtttcatagaccatccatagggtttcataacttTATTCCTGTTTTGGCAAATGACCATAATTCATGTTCATAATATCGCTTACTTGTACtagccatgggtgatcataggataTTAATGACATTATTATGTAAATGAGCTAAAACTCATCTCATAATGTTCAcacattcttttattttattagCACTATTGGCCACATATGTAATTCTCATTCTGGGCATGATGGCCACATTTAGTATTCCATACTTActcttttcactttcaaacatcatcatcatcaacaacaacaacaaggcaATATAAATCAAtgtttttagtacacatgtgagtaattaagagtcttaggcacatagaggttttctcacacaatttggcatcataaccttcatttggaacacgactcaaagacatagtattttaatacacatatcattcttgaatatatttccaaaggataacataatatgataggaacatttgaaacaagttttgattacacaattctcttcactttgcttattcgggacaatcgaatttattgggaacaactcggaatatAGAaaaaggaacttgagacaaccatacttggaacttacgggaacatcatggaattcaattctaagagagaaagtttagccaacatacctcaatggagcttccttaaactctaaaatgtttcggACTTCTTAGCAACTTCAgtctttaggatgaagaccttgtggggtttccttgttaatcttccaagatttgagcaaagattgatgaaaattgggttttctctctctctaaaacacactcccttctctctaaaatattaatttttttgctcaaaaatggtcctttgcgtgtatttaatgaagtagggtcaggttataaaaatccaaaaatgaaactcCGGAACAGGGTAcgcggtcacatatgcgatcgcagaactggTGCCCCAAACATAGAAAAACATCTGCCTGGGTttacggtcactatgcggcccgtagaCCTGTTCTCCGGTCGCATAATAAACCGCAGAATAGTTTTtcggtcgcatagtcgatcgcagAATGGCATCAAAACCTGCTCATACCTGtctcactttgcggccattatgcggcccgcagagtgattctgcggtcacataatggaccgcagaaatgcatttctcGGTCAAAATATTTCCTTTACTCCTCAGTACATTGtccaatccaaaaagtctgagttgcggtgagcaagctcgccgcaaagactttatacaatcctcaaatacgtaagcctaCTCCAGCACCACGAAACATTGGATTTATTTGGGAAATTTTtcggggctttacacttaagtaatTCGAAATTTTTTCGGGATGttgcattctcccccacttaggatcattcctcctctaatgagggtcaaaatctgtcattagcattcaatgtggctCAATTGTTAATTCACACAAACCAGCAGTTTCAAATTTTTTACTagctccctaaatttccaaaaattttgccagagtctccacTGTAACTGggtctatccacctgtcagagaatcccaaaaaccaatcctaacaacatatagatAATACTACATTGTACCACAGACTTGAAAACAACACCAATCATGACATCCTAGGCATTATTTTACCAGTTGGAGCATTTGCATACACTGTACAAGTTTGGATGTTACTTGTAGAAAGTAAATGCCTAGCATTCTTTTAACACAACAATTCCGTGATGATGTTGACTTTCTTCATAAATT from Nicotiana tomentosiformis chromosome 11, ASM39032v3, whole genome shotgun sequence encodes:
- the LOC138901607 gene encoding uncharacterized mitochondrial protein AtMg00860-like produces the protein MEIFGHAVSSEGIREVSKKMEEVQSWPRSSSAIEIRSFLGLARYYRHFMEGFSSIASPLNRLTHKGTPFRWSNECGERFQKLKTALTTAPVLVLPSTSGSYIVYCDALQIGIVCVLMQKGRVIAYA